In Proteus vulgaris, one DNA window encodes the following:
- the htpX gene encoding protease HtpX encodes MMRIALFLLTNLAVMFVFGIILSLTGIQGRSVQGLMIMAGLFGFGGAFISLLMSKWMALRSVGGQVIENPTSEVERWLLDTVRRQSEQVGIKMPQVAIYDAPDINAFATGARRDASLVAVSTGLLANMSRDEAEAVIAHEISHVANGDMITMTLLQGVVNTFVIFISRIIAQFVANFISSDEESENSNGNPWVYMGVSMVLEIVFGILASIITMWFSRYREFHADAGSAKLVGREKMIAALQRLKTSYEPQEESSMMAFCINGRNKSFSELFLSHPPLDKRIEALRNGEYLK; translated from the coding sequence ATGATGAGAATTGCGTTATTCCTTTTAACAAACTTAGCTGTAATGTTTGTTTTTGGGATCATCTTATCTTTAACCGGTATACAAGGTCGCAGTGTTCAAGGTTTGATGATCATGGCGGGTTTGTTTGGTTTTGGTGGTGCATTTATTTCACTGTTAATGTCAAAATGGATGGCATTACGTTCAGTGGGTGGTCAAGTTATCGAAAACCCAACTTCAGAAGTAGAGCGTTGGTTATTAGATACGGTAAGACGCCAATCTGAACAAGTCGGTATTAAAATGCCACAAGTGGCTATTTATGATGCACCTGATATTAATGCTTTTGCGACAGGCGCTCGTCGTGACGCTTCGCTGGTGGCTGTAAGTACAGGATTGTTAGCCAATATGAGTCGTGATGAGGCAGAAGCGGTTATTGCTCACGAAATTAGCCACGTTGCTAATGGTGATATGATAACCATGACCTTGCTTCAGGGGGTTGTGAATACCTTCGTTATCTTTATTTCGCGTATCATTGCACAATTCGTTGCTAACTTTATTTCGAGTGATGAAGAGAGTGAAAATAGCAATGGTAACCCATGGGTTTATATGGGTGTTTCAATGGTACTGGAAATTGTATTTGGTATTCTGGCAAGCATTATTACCATGTGGTTCTCTCGTTACCGTGAATTCCATGCAGATGCGGGATCGGCAAAACTTGTTGGTCGCGAGAAGATGATTGCAGCATTACAACGTTTAAAAACGAGTTATGAGCCACAAGAAGAGAGCAGTATGATGGCTTTCTGCATTAATGGCCGTAATAAGTCATTTAGTGAATTATTTTTATCTCACCCACCATTAGACAAGCGTATTGAAGCACTACGCAATGGTGAGTATCTAAAATAA